The Candidatus Eisenbacteria bacterium genomic interval AGGTGCTCGGGGATGACGCCGAGATACTCGGCGAGCGGCTCCGCGGCGGGATCGAGCGTGACCCACACGAAGCCGCCCCACGTCTCGCAGCGCACGGGTCCCAGCCGGAGCCCCGGCGGCAGGCCCTGCGTGAAGTCCTCCGCGTCGGTCGCGTGCCGCAGCGTGCCGTCCAGGTTCCACTCCCAGGCGTGATAGCGGCAGCTGAACGTCGGTGAGCTGCCCCGCCCCGGCTCGCACAGCCGGTTCCCGCGGTGCAAGCAGACGTTGTAGTGCGCGTGGAGCGCGCCGGCGCGGTCACGCGCGACGATGATCGACTCCGGCCCGATCTCGAACGTGAACCAGTCGCCCGGATTGGCCACGTCGGCCTCGGGGCCGGCGAAGAGCCATACTCGCGTCCACATGCGATCCCACTCGAGCCGGGCGAAGTCGGGCGAGGTGTAGCGCTCCTTGGGGATCAGCTCGGTGCCGAGGTCGGGCTCGATGGTCTTTTCCGTCGGGGTCGGGCGGATCGGCGTCGGCCGAGTGGACATGAAAGGGGGGATAGCATGGCACGCAGGAATGGGACCAGCACCACGACTTCGAGGTCGACACAACCGCGCGCGCTCCCGACGTCGCCGCAGGAGCGATCATCGCGTTCGTGCGGGGTACCCTCGCGGGACCGACGTAGATCGGCGCCAGGAGACCCCGAGCGCTCGACGCACCCGTCCTTTTCCTCGCGCGCCGCAGCACGCCTCCACCTCGTCGACTTGGCACCAAATGGCAAGCTGACGCCCGCAACATCTGCTACGCCATCGGCGTGCTCGGCCGTGTGCATCCACGACGGCCGGCTCGAACCGAACTGGAGGACTGACGATGGCGACGAGAATTCTGCTCCTGGCGGGTCTGCTGGCGCTCGGGGCGTCGGCTGCGATCGCGCGAGCCGCCGAGCATCCCGTGCTGACGGCGTGCAAACCCGACATTGCGCACTTCTGCAGCAACGTTCCGCCCGGCCAGGGTCGGATCAAGGAGTGCATGAAGGCGCACCTGCCGGAGCTGTCGGAGCCCTGCAAAGAGGCGCTCTTCCAGGCCTGGCTGAAGCAGTGACGCCGCACGCCGGGCTCGCCGCCCGGCGCCGACGCGAGCGCTACTCCGCCGCGCCGATCCGCATTCCGTAGAACGACCGGTACACGAACACGGTCGAGCACAGGAAGAAGACGACCGCGAGCAGGCGGCTCGTGCCTGCATTCATCGAGATCGCGAGCTCGACGGCGAGGAGGCCGAAGAGCGTCGTGAACTTGATGACGGGGTTCAGCGCGACCGACGACGTGTCCTTGAACGGGTCGCCCACCGTGTCGCCGACCACGCACGCGGCGTGGAGGTCGGTCCCCTTCTGCTTGAGGTCGACCTCGACGACTTTCTTGGCGTTGTCCCACGCGCCGCCGGCGTTCGCCATGAACAGCGCCTGGTAGAGGCCGAAGAGCGCGATCGAGATCAGGTAGCCGACGAAGAAAAACGGCTCGACGCAGGCGAAGGCCAGGGTCGAGAAGAAGACCGCGAGGAAGAGGTTGAACATGCCCTTCTGGGCGTACTGCGTGCAGATGGCGACGACCTTCTTCGAGTCCTCGACCGACGCCTTCTCCACGCCTTCGAGCTTGATGTTGCGCTTGATGAACTCGACGGCGCGGTAGGCCCCCGTTGCGACGGCCTGGATGGCACCGCCGGTGAACCAGAACACGACCGCGCCGCCGGCCACGAGGCCCAGCAGGAAGGGCGCGTGCATGAGCGAAAGCTTGTCCATGCCGGTCTTGAGGCCGTCCGTGAGCGTCATGATGATCGAGAAGATCATCGTCGTCGCCCCGACGACCGCGGTTCCGATCAGCACCGGCTTCGCCGTCGCTTTGAACGTGTTGCCCGCCCCGTCGTTCGATTCGAGGTAGTGCTTGGCCCGATCGAAGTTCGGCGTGAAGCCGAAGTCGCGCTGGATCTCCTGGCCGACGTTCGGGATGGTCTCGATCAGCGACAGCTCGTAGACCGACTGGGCGTTGTCCGTGACCGGCCCGTACGAGTCGACCGCGATCGTCACCGGGCCCATGCCGAGGAACCCGAACGCGACGAGCCCGAACGCGAACACCGGAGCCGGCGTGACGCCGCCCGGTCCCGTGATGAAGAGCGCCTCCACGCCCTGCGTGCTCATGATGAAGCCGAGGCCCATGAGGCCGAGGATCACCATGCCGAGCCAGTAGGCCGAGAAGTTGCCGGCGATGAGCCCCGACAGGATGTTGAGCGACGCCCCGCCCTCGCGCGACGCGGTCACGACCTCGCGCACGTGGCCCGACTCGGTGGACGTGAAGATCTTCACCACCTCGGGGATGACCGCGCCCGCGAGCGTGCCACACGAGATGATGACCGACAGCTTCCACCACAGCGTCCCGTCGCCGAGGCCGCCGATCAGCAGCTTCGAGACGATGAATGTCGCGGCGATCGAGACGACCGACGTGAGCCACACGAGGAACGTGAGGGGGTGCTCGAAGTTCATGTCGTTCGCGTCGGCGTAGCGGCCGCGCTGGATGACGCCGTTGAGCCAGTACGAGCCGCCGCTCGAGAGCACCATCACGAGGCGCATCACGAAGATCCACACGAGCAGGTGCGCCTGCACCGCGGCTTCGGGCGTAGCGAGCAGGATGAACGTGATGAGGGCGACGCCCGTGACGCCGTAGGTCTCGAAACCGTCGGCCGAGGGGCCGACGGAGTCGCCCGCGTTGTCGCCCGTGCAGTCGGCGATGACGCCCGGGTTCCGCGCGTCGTCCTCCTTGATGTTGAAGACGATCTTCATGAGGTCCGACCCGATATCGGCGATCTTCGTGAAGATGCCGCCGGCGATGCGCAGCGCGGCAGCGCCCAGCGACTCCCCGATGGCGAAGCCGATGAAGCACGGCCCGGCGTAGTCCGACGGCACGCCGAGCAGGATGAAGAGCATGATCGCGAGCTCGGTCACGATGAGCAGCATGCCGATCGACATGCCGGCCTGGAGCGGGATCGCGTAGGTCGGGTAGGGCTTGCCCTTGAGCGCCGCGAACGCCGTCCGCGAGTTCGCGAACGTGTTCACGCGGATGCCGAACCACGCGACGCCGCAGCTCCCGGCGATGCCGACGAGGCTGAAGACGAGGATGGTGATGACCTTCACCCACGGCAGGTGCGCGCCCTCGTGGTCGACGGCGAGGAACTTGAAGTAGACGACCATGATCGCCGAGATGAAGACCCAGAGAATTCCGATGAAGCGGATCTGCGTCAGCAGGTACGTCTTGCAGGTCTCGTAGATCAGCTCCGAGATCTCCTTCATCGCGCGATGCACGGGCAACCTCGAGAGCGCCATGAACTGGGCGATGCCGAACGCAAGGCCGAGACCGCACACGACGATGCCGAGCCACAGGAGCAGGCTGCGGCCGTCGCCGAGGGGCGGCAGGACGAGGCTGGCCTCGCTCGCGAGAGCCACGGCGGGCAGCAGGGCGGCCGTGACGGCCGCGAGCACAACGGTGGTCACACGTGGGAATCGCATACGGGCACCTTCTCCAAACAAACGAGGTCCAGTCGGTGCGATCTGACTGAATCCCCGCGGGTTTCGAGTGGTTGGCCGCCCGCGACCCACCGCGGACGCTTCATCACACTCTACGGGGGCGAGGTCCTAGCATCGGCCCCGGGGGATTGTCGAGTGGGCGACGCCGTCGGCGACCCGGGGTCAAATCGCTGACACGACCCGTTTTCGACCGGCCTTCTCACTCACCGATCTACCTTCTACCTTGGAGGCGTGAACGACTCCCCCGACATGCGCGATATCGTAGAGCACGGGACGAACGGCGCGGCGTCGCGCGATACCGTGAGCGCTGCGGGTCTTGCCGCGGTGCGCGAAGCGACGAGGGAGATCGTTCGGGTCGTGCAGATGACGGCCGCGCAGGCAGTCGACGCCGTATCGTTCGCGTCGATCGCGCGCTCGCTCGTACCCGAGCTCGCGCAGGTCTACGAGCAGCGCGACGTGATGGGTCGCGAGCTCCATGCGCTCCGCGACCGCATCGCGGATCTCGAGGCGCGTGCGGCGGCGCACGCCGCCGAGCGCGTGATGTTCGAGTCGCGCGTGGCGACCGAGCGCCAGAAGGCCGAATTGCACGCGCAGGAGCTGGACCGCTGCAAGGACGAGCTCACGCAAGTGAAGATCCAGGAGCAGCGGCTGCGCGTCGAGGTGGACGCCGCAACGATCCGCGCCCAGGCCGACCGCGAGGAGACGATGCGCCTCACGCGCGAGATCCTCCAGGCCGAGGAGGACGCGCGCTGCGGCGCCGTCGGCGAGCTCGAGTCGGTGCGTGAAGCGCTCGCGACCGAGCAGCGGCGCGTGTCCTCGATGAGCCAGGAGCTGGCGCGCGCCGTCGAGCGCGCGACCGAGTCGGAGGCCGAGCTCTTGCGCATGCGCCAGCAGCGCGAGGCGGGCGAGAACGGCCCCGTCCCGGTCGAGATCGAGCGCATGCGCGCGATCATGGTCGAGACCGAGCGCGAGCTACTCGCAGCGAAGGGCGCACACGAGCAGGCGCGGAAGCAGATCGACAAGCTGTCGTCGGACCACAACGAAGTCGTCATGAAGCACGCCCAGGCCGTCGCCCGGCTGACCGAGGCCACCGAGCGCGAGGCGCGCCTTCGCTTGCAGATCGCGAGCCTCGAGGAGCAGGTGCGTGCGCACGAGGAGGCCGCGGCACACGAAGCGACGCCCGTGCAGGAAGCGCCTGCGCCGACGATGCTGCTGGAAGTGAAACCGCTCGTGACCTTCGTGCCGACGCCGGTGGTCGAGCCCGACGCCCCCGAGCCGATCGGGGACGAGGAGCCCCCGACCGTCTCCCCGATCGTTGCGAGCGATCCCGCCGAAGAGCCGATCTCGACGTTCTCGCCGAAGTTCGCTTCGAGCGATCCCGTCGAGGAGGAAGTCCTGGCTCCCGTGGCGGACGACGTGGAGCCGGAGCCTGCCGTCGTTCCCGACGCCGAGCCGGCGGAGCCATCGTACGAGCCCGAGCCCGTCGCCCCGCAGGTCGCCGGTGGCCCCAAGGTCGGCATCATCGACGCGACCGAGGGCTGGGAGGCTCCGGTCGGCGTCGAAGCACACGCGCTGCCCGCCCGGCCCGAGGTGTGCGATCGCGTCAACGAGCTCACACCCGACTGCTGTGTCGTGAACATCGCGGCGCCCGGAGCAGTCGAGGCCGCGGTCGCGCTGCGCGCCGCGAAGATCGCGACGCCGCTCTGGTGCTGCGTGGCGGACGGCGATCGCGCGCTGTCGCTCGGCCGCTTCGAGGTCATCGCGCGGCCGATCGATCCGCAGAGCGTCCACGCCCAGCTCGCGCCGCTCGCGCCGCAGGGCGCAAAGGTCATCATGGTGGGCTCCGACGGCGCCGCGCTGATTCCGCTCCGCGAGGGGCTCCTCCAAGGCGGCATGCTGGTTCGCACGGCGTGGAACCTGAAGCAGGCTTCCGATCTCGCCGCCGGCGCCAACGTGGTGATCCTCGACCTGGCGTCCGAGTCGGCCGCGGCCGGGAAGTTCATCGTCGATCTCGCCGCGCGCGAGAACGCGCCCCTCATCGTCCTCATTCCCGGGCTCGAGAAGCACCAGAAGGACTTCGTCAGCGGGCTCGCGCCGGTCGTGGCGGAGGCCGCCACGGGCGCGCGGACGGACGTCGTGCAGGCCGCCTCGGCGGCGACCGCTGGCTGACCCGCCCCTTCAGGCGGTCACGTCCGCCAGCCATTCGACGAGCGGACGCGCCTTCTCGGTCTGCTTCACCAGCCAGCCGATCAGCGCGCGCGACACGAGCAGGCGCTTCGGCAGCGTCGGGAATCCCACGGCGAGGCTCTTTCGACGTAGCAGGTCGGCGCGCGGATGCTCGGGGTCGAACCCGCGCGGCACCTTCTTCAGCGTCGCGAACGACTCGAGCGAAAAGCCCGCCTTCTCAAGCGCAGCCACGATGCGGACGAGCGCCTTGCCCTGCGCGTCGTCGAGCACGGCGGCGCGAAAGCGCGTGAGCTGTCCTGGGTCCATCATGTAGTGGCCGGCACCGACGAACGTCTCGGTGCCGAGCTGCACGTAGACCGGCACGGGCGCGCCTGGCCCGTGCCCCACGCCCGAGAGCGGCACATACGCCCCGATGGTCGTCTTGAAGGGCGACTTGTCCTTCGAGAAGCGCACGTCGCGATAGATCCGAAACACCTTGGGATCGCCCAGCGGATGGTGCGCAAAGAGCGGATCGATCTGCTCGCGAACCTCGGCGAGCAGGAGGCGCATCGGCTCGACCCAACCCTGCTCGTACTCGTGCTTGTGCGCCGCGAACCAGTTGCGGTCCTGGTGCTTCGCGAGCGCGCGAAAGAAACGCCCGTCCGTGTCCGCGAACCCCTGGAACCTGGTGGGAGCGGCGCGCGTGGCCATGGGCGGCCGGTTTAGGCGGCGATCTCCGCGCCGATCCGGGCGAGCTGCAGCGGCGCGGCGCCGAGGGTCAGCTCGATGTGCTTCGCCCAGCAGAAGTAGCGGTGGAGCGGGTAGTCCACGTCGACGCCGATGCCGCCGTGCAGATGCTGCGCGGCGACGGCAATTCGCTGGCCGCCGTCGGACGCCCAGTACTTCGCGATGCGGACCATCTCCGTCGCCGGCGTGCCGTTCGCGAGGCGATCGATCGACTCCCAGGTCGCCATGCGGATGCAGTCGAGGTCGATGAAAGCGTCGGCCGCACGCTGCTGCACGGCCTGGAAGGTGGCGATCGCACGGTCGAACTGCTTCCGCTCCGTCGTGTACTGGGCCGTCATGCGGAGCGCCTTGTCGCAGACGCCGAGCTGCGTGGCGCAGTAGGCGATCGTGGCGCGCTCGGCGATCCAGCGCGCGATCGCGTCCCCCTTCGCCGGGTCGCCGAGGACGTCGTCGGCGCCGACGCGGACACCCTTCAGCGTCACCTTGGCGTGCGGCTCCCAGTTGGTGAGGATCTGCTTCTCGATGGTCACGCCGGGCGCCTTGGGATCGACCAGGAAGACGCCGACCCAGCCGCCCCCGGTGGTCGCCGGCACGAGGATCCGTGCGGCGACGTCGCCCGCCGGCACGCACACCTTGGCGCCGTCGAGCTTCCACCCGCTCCCGTCCTTCGTCGCGGTCGTCGTCGGCCGGACGGGATCGTCGTTGCCGACCTCGGTGAGCGCGGCCGTCAGCACCATCGTCCCCTGCACGACGCCGGGAAGCCACGCCTTCCTTTGCGCGGCGGTGCCGAACTCCGCGATCGGCAGGCCGCCCAGCACGCACGACGCGAGCACGGGTACCTGCGCGACCGCGCGTCCCACCTCTTCGCAGAGGATGGACAGCTCGACGAAGCCCAGACCCGAACCGCCCAGGTCCTCCGGGACCGCGATGCCGAGGAGGCTCGCCTTCGCGAGCGCGTCCCACGCGGGTTTGTCGAGCCACTCGCCCGCGGCGCGGAGGGCCTTCAAGCGATCGTCGGTCGAGTGATCGGTGAGAATCTTCCGCGCCAGCTCGCGCAGCGCGTCCTGGTCCTGGGAATAGTGGAAATCCATTTGATCTGTGCGGCGCCTTCGGCGCCTTCCTTCATCGGGCCCTCGGCATGCCGAGGCCGGCCATGGCGATGATCTCGCGTTGCACTTCGTTCGTGCCGCCGCCGAAGGTGAGGATCGGCGCGTGCCCTCGATACAGGCGCTCGCAGCGCCCGCGCAGCACGGCGTCGGGGCTGCCGTCGCGGATCGCGCCGGCGGCGCCCAGCACTTCGAGCAGCAGCTTGTAGCCCGTCACGTAGAACTCGCTGCCGAACACCTTCACGACCGACGCGTCGGCGTAGTTGAGCGAGCCCTGCGTGAGCGCCCATGCCTGCTTCCAGTTGACGAGCCGCAGCACCTCGAGCCCCGCCTTCACGC includes:
- a CDS encoding cysteine rich repeat-containing protein; translated protein: MATRILLLAGLLALGASAAIARAAEHPVLTACKPDIAHFCSNVPPGQGRIKECMKAHLPELSEPCKEALFQAWLKQ
- a CDS encoding sodium-translocating pyrophosphatase → MRFPRVTTVVLAAVTAALLPAVALASEASLVLPPLGDGRSLLLWLGIVVCGLGLAFGIAQFMALSRLPVHRAMKEISELIYETCKTYLLTQIRFIGILWVFISAIMVVYFKFLAVDHEGAHLPWVKVITILVFSLVGIAGSCGVAWFGIRVNTFANSRTAFAALKGKPYPTYAIPLQAGMSIGMLLIVTELAIMLFILLGVPSDYAGPCFIGFAIGESLGAAALRIAGGIFTKIADIGSDLMKIVFNIKEDDARNPGVIADCTGDNAGDSVGPSADGFETYGVTGVALITFILLATPEAAVQAHLLVWIFVMRLVMVLSSGGSYWLNGVIQRGRYADANDMNFEHPLTFLVWLTSVVSIAATFIVSKLLIGGLGDGTLWWKLSVIISCGTLAGAVIPEVVKIFTSTESGHVREVVTASREGGASLNILSGLIAGNFSAYWLGMVILGLMGLGFIMSTQGVEALFITGPGGVTPAPVFAFGLVAFGFLGMGPVTIAVDSYGPVTDNAQSVYELSLIETIPNVGQEIQRDFGFTPNFDRAKHYLESNDGAGNTFKATAKPVLIGTAVVGATTMIFSIIMTLTDGLKTGMDKLSLMHAPFLLGLVAGGAVVFWFTGGAIQAVATGAYRAVEFIKRNIKLEGVEKASVEDSKKVVAICTQYAQKGMFNLFLAVFFSTLAFACVEPFFFVGYLISIALFGLYQALFMANAGGAWDNAKKVVEVDLKQKGTDLHAACVVGDTVGDPFKDTSSVALNPVIKFTTLFGLLAVELAISMNAGTSRLLAVVFFLCSTVFVYRSFYGMRIGAAE
- a CDS encoding DUF2461 domain-containing protein: MATRAAPTRFQGFADTDGRFFRALAKHQDRNWFAAHKHEYEQGWVEPMRLLLAEVREQIDPLFAHHPLGDPKVFRIYRDVRFSKDKSPFKTTIGAYVPLSGVGHGPGAPVPVYVQLGTETFVGAGHYMMDPGQLTRFRAAVLDDAQGKALVRIVAALEKAGFSLESFATLKKVPRGFDPEHPRADLLRRKSLAVGFPTLPKRLLVSRALIGWLVKQTEKARPLVEWLADVTA
- a CDS encoding acyl-CoA dehydrogenase family protein, whose product is MDFHYSQDQDALRELARKILTDHSTDDRLKALRAAGEWLDKPAWDALAKASLLGIAVPEDLGGSGLGFVELSILCEEVGRAVAQVPVLASCVLGGLPIAEFGTAAQRKAWLPGVVQGTMVLTAALTEVGNDDPVRPTTTATKDGSGWKLDGAKVCVPAGDVAARILVPATTGGGWVGVFLVDPKAPGVTIEKQILTNWEPHAKVTLKGVRVGADDVLGDPAKGDAIARWIAERATIAYCATQLGVCDKALRMTAQYTTERKQFDRAIATFQAVQQRAADAFIDLDCIRMATWESIDRLANGTPATEMVRIAKYWASDGGQRIAVAAQHLHGGIGVDVDYPLHRYFCWAKHIELTLGAAPLQLARIGAEIAA